In Sesamum indicum cultivar Zhongzhi No. 13 linkage group LG1, S_indicum_v1.0, whole genome shotgun sequence, the sequence TGCAAGACTCTTGGTATGCATTGGAGATTGTGGAAGTACCCCATTTGAAGGAGGAAGTCCAAGTAACCCGCAGATCAAAGTCTGAGATTGCAAAAGTTACGAGATTTTAGTGAAGGAGAAAGAGAATCAGAAGTTATAAGAAATGCTCGTCAACTTCAATCCTGTACCATGACCCCCAGCAACAAGATATCATAGTGGTAGGCAGTTGGTTTTGTCAGGTTGAATTCACTCTGTTGAGCCAGCTGCGAAGCTACACTGTGATCAAAAAAGTATAGACCTGCAATCATCAGGGCCGGTATAATGGCAGCAAAAATATACCCTGCCGGTACCTTTCCCATGTCCTGCAAGTTCATGAGATGAAACAATCTTGACCTTTAGTATGTTTTATCATTTCGGTCTCAAACTACATCAGATGGGGTATCATTGTTGCCTGGGAATATAATGCAGGTGGAAAACGAGAAAGACTCTTGAGAAGAATATAGATTAACAGAACTAAAAGATATTCTAGGCCGCATTTCAGCTCCTGAATGAGATAATGAGGTCTCAAACGTATGGAGATGAACAACCGTAGACAGAGTTTGAAAGATACAACCAGTGGATAAGTACCTTAGCCACCGTCCAATGGTACATTGATGAAGAATCCCAAGGAAGAGCACTGTTCAGCCTCCTGGGTACTCCAGAAGGAATTTTGCTCGGTACGCTGTAAGATATTGCAGTCCATAGCACAACCATCAGTGGAACCCCGTAGTCTGCAATTATACTCCGAAGCCAGCCTGTGCAGATAGCGCAAAAGGTTGAATTGTTGAGAATGCTAGATTTTTATTGAGGTTGTCAATACAATAAAAACATCCCATACCTGTACCATAACGCCAGGACCTAGCTTCTCTGCTCTTCAGGGACGTGATAAGCACGCCAATAGTGAATATAACTGCGAGTAACCCATTAATATATAGCCATTCAAAATGGAATATCTCTTCTGTGGCATTTTCACCTTCTGGCATGCTAAATTCACTCACCACACCCTGTGATTCAATATTACTAGTTTATAAACACAACTCCAAAAAGACTAGGATAACAGGGAGGAGGATAAAGATAAGAAAATACAACGGAAAAAAGTACCCTGATGGCCTCCTGAATGAAAAGAACTGTGATTAACATGCCAAAAAGTTCCCCTGCCACCCTTGTAAATCGAGTGATAACGGTACAAGCGTTAAAAATAGCAAGAAGAAACAGCATCAAGGCAGTCCAAAAACAGACCCTGTTTAAGTAAAAGAAATCTTGTGTACATATTAAAGAGATCAAAAAGGCCACCTGACTTTCTAACTAATCCAGTTGAGTTTTGCTTACCACCCGACCCATGCTAAATACAGTTCTTTTCCTATCCTGCTCTTGGCAAAATCATACAAGTAGTGGTACATTATAATGGTTGGTTCTGCAACTCCTAGAATCAACAATGGCTGCCCACCGAAAACCGCATGGATGACCCCACATATAGCGGTAGAAGCGAGTGTCTCAACAGGGCTTAAGGTCCCCTCTATCatagaaattttcaaaaacatcAGTAACTTTATATTCTGTTGGTAAGATAAAATTACTTGGGAATACATACTCCTCTAGTTATTGCTTTTAAGTTCATTGTTTGCGAAACATGAAAGACAAAGATGAACATAATGGATATGATGTACTGAAGTTTAAGAGTAACCTGTATCCCGACTTAATTGCTCCCCAAAGGCGATTACAGGAAGAGCCGAAGCAAAGAAAATGTATGCAGTTGGAGCCAAAATCCTGAAATGGtgaacaaaaaacaaagcTAAACATTATTGAGCTGCTTAATTTCACCTCGATAACACtctttacaatatatatatattttcctggaaaaagaacaaaaaggcAGCACCTTGCTCCAGAGCCGCATGTATCAAGCCAGTCACTTTTGTAGCATGCCAACCTAGCTTTAAAATCTTTAGTAACTCCCGCTAATGGAGCTTTCGGGTTATCCATTTTGCTGCTGAACAGGTGAATGGATTCTAATTAATGCATTTATGTCAAAGAGTCTGCAAACTGAGATTGGTtgcatatatattgtattaatcttttaaaatttctagAACTAATGATGACAATAAACGCCATAAGCACAAGGGAACCATGATACTTCCCTACTTATACCACAAAAAGCAGTCACCGCATTATGAAATACGGTACTAGACAACATGTACTCATCAGATAACATTAATCAAACATAGTACacatacataattaatgagaattactttcagaaaaaaaaaacaaaaacaaaaacaaacctcAGATTCTAATAGCACTTTGAATAACTTCGAGGGAGAGAGATGATGAAAGTTGAGAGTAGTACACTAGTGCTCTCTCCATATAAACGAGCATAAAAAGTGATTAAAGTAGAGAAACTCCCTCATCACAGACAAAAGGAAAACACCTCTCTTTTCTGAAAGGTTCATTTTAAtacatcaaaataaacaacaatattATGCACATGCCATCCCCTTGTTCCCTATCTTTGAAGATCTTTCTACATCAATTGTGTCGTTAATCGTGATGAGATATGAATAAGTAAggcaaaataacaaataagCAATCCCTAGATACGCGAGCAATCTCTAACATCCTTTCACTAACTCCCGAAGGAAATTTCGGAAAAGATCATCGTCCCATCCACCAACAACATTGTGTAAAGTCTTGGACGTACAAgttttaatgaattataagGAGGGCCGCAACTTTGTTGCCGGTATCAAATCCATAAACTCCAAATCAAACTTACCATGTAGATTCCAAGAATCCCAAAGAAttcaaaaacaagaaaagagcTATATTTCATATTCCATATCTTGGCCACGAAATCGAATCTTTTCAGGTTCCATAGACTTCCATGCCAAATTTTCTTAGAAGaaaaacatagaaacaaaTCATATATTCCTAGAAATGAATATAAAGATGGAACAATTTTGGCCATCAAATAGaagaatttcagaaaaatcaaaatgttaGCCCATACATCGGTCATGAGCAtggaaaaacaaacataatgaACACAATATCCATCTAATCTCTCATGCCAATAATATCTCAAACAAAACCCAAGAATCAAGAACAGCCACATGTTAAAATGCATGAATAATAACTGCATGACatgatgaaatatttaaaaaaaacagacCTTGAAAACCTACCAGAAATCGATCTAATCTTCACGAAAGAATTCAACTTGGGTCATGTAAACTTCATACGATTAtttgatggaaaaaaaaaaaacaaaaggttgCTATGCAAGATTTTGttccttctttcctttttcccgGCTAGCAAAAAGCATCGCcggagaagaaggaaaaagagttgacaaacgaaaaagaaaaaactccCCACCTATTTCTTATTCTCGCCGTCTATGATTTCCTCGCTTCCGCTCCTACTTTCTCTCTTGACCAGTTATTCTTATTTAAGACATTGCCATAAACATGTCAAGCTTCAGAGATAGTAGAGAGAGGAGAGGCAAATGCATGTATGACGCCGTGGAGGAGCGCATGTTTTGGACTTGGGTTAGtgctttaaatataaatatcggAAAAGGCAGGTATctattatgaaaagaaaaatccgAAATGGCTCGGTCAATATTTCTCTCTGTTTTTCCCTCTCCAT encodes:
- the LOC105167745 gene encoding boron transporter 4, with product MDNPKAPLAGVTKDFKARLACYKSDWLDTCGSGARILAPTAYIFFASALPVIAFGEQLSRDTEGTLSPVETLASTAICGVIHAVFGGQPLLILGVAEPTIIMYHYLYDFAKSRIGKELYLAWVGWVCFWTALMLFLLAIFNACTVITRFTRVAGELFGMLITVLFIQEAIRGVVSEFSMPEGENATEEIFHFEWLYINGLLAVIFTIGVLITSLKSREARSWRYGTGWLRSIIADYGVPLMVVLWTAISYSVPSKIPSGVPRRLNSALPWDSSSMYHWTVAKDMGKVPAGYIFAAIIPALMIAGLYFFDHSVASQLAQQSEFNLTKPTAYHYDILLLGVMTLICGLLGLPPSNGVLPQSPMHTKSLAVLKKQVIRDKMVKCAKEGMKEQVSHTEIYGRMHAVFVEMDSAPSQAVEKELADLKEAVVKHDNEGESNGKFDPEKCIDLHLPVRVNEQRVSNFLQSVAVGLSICAMPVIKMIPTSVLWGYFAYMGIESLPGNQFWERMLLLLVPPRRRFKILEESHASFVESVPFKYITSFTLFQLVYLLVCFGITWIPIAGILFPLPFFLLISIREHLLPKVFPPQYLQELDAAEYEEIIGNPFRRSPSKRDGESPDDDSGESSDEFTDAEILDEMTTHRGELKHRSMSSRDRQFPVIPEGSAAM